A window of Hordeum vulgare subsp. vulgare chromosome 5H, MorexV3_pseudomolecules_assembly, whole genome shotgun sequence genomic DNA:
ttccagaagcttccccttttctttccgttttcgtcgtgtgggtattttcagttgccgcatcatcatcgcatcatgcgcatcatcggcattgcatcggcgtctccgttgccgcccgttttcaaaacttgcatccgttagtagttgccggtcctcgtcattgtccgttctgagtccgaccgcacacgcacgcgcctgcggcaccgtcgaaaaccctgtttttaaagggcgtttaaaactctctctgatcgaggtgaaacttggcacgcggtcgcgattagatgtagctaggccgcctgtcgaatttcgtcgcgatcggagaccgactggtacccgaacggtcgaccgtagcggcaccgtcttcggttattcgtcggacgtctgtcggtgttgttAAAACTCGTGCCGTGCCGCCCGCTCTCCCTCTTGTCTCCGGATGTCTACACAACACGACcgcgtaaccgttcccgcgttcggaatcgtccgaatccgaccccgcggttggatccggatcgcgattccggttaaccgagccccccatttgtctataaataccccctcatcCTTAATTTTTGgacagcctctctcctcccacctcgggatccgcgccctaaccctaaacctagccgcccccacagcctccctctgtcccgcagccgccgccggcccgcgaggCCCGCAGCAGGCCCGCACCAGGCCCGGATTCGGCCGCCGGCCGAGCCCGCATCGCGCCGCCGCCTGTTCCCGACGCCGCCCGCCAGCGCCTCCCCATGGCTCTCCCTGCCGCGCGCCCTCGTCGGAGACCTCCCCGCGCGCCCTCAccagcccctcgccggagccccgccTGCCGGTTGCTCGCCGGAGTACTCCTAGCGCCCGCGCGCGAGCTCGTCGGCCCTGGACGCCTCCCCAAGCCGCCGTTCGCAGCCTCCCCGCTCCACCCCGCCGGCCGCCGCGTGCGCCGGATCCACGCCCCGCCGCCGCTGCTCGGTGCACCTCCGGCTGCCGCCAGCGCCGCCTCGCCCGCCTCGCCTGTAGCCGGCAAGCTGCAGCCGTCGCTGCGCTATCGGGATCGGGCAGGAGCCCTCGCTCCTCCTCCCGTTGACCGCGGAGGCAACGCTCGCCCTGGCCGCGTGGGCCTGTTGCGCCCGACCGGCCCAGGTCCCAGGCCTGCTCGAGGAGCCAGGCCAGCAGCTGGCCCAGTTCGCCCCTCCTAAGCCGGCCCAGATCgaggccttctgctcctcatccgCCCCAGGTCGGCCTACTTTGGCCCGAAGGTGAGCCCCTCTCACCAGCGCCCTGTGCCGTGTTAGCTAAATTACGCCCAGCCTTTTTTTTCCGGTCTGGTAGAATATTAGGCCCGGTAGTATTTATTTATCTTAGGATTTTCGGTATTATATTTTCAGGTTTTAGACATATAgttaaacgcccgtaacttttgttccgttagtcggatcgaggtgatctttatatcgttttggggtagcttcgcgagtagaacacgattatccgacttgcatatttatttaacgctgtttagagtgcctaatgcctcgttttacgtgctgattagctaggatccattccgtagttaattttcgtgcgtatccggattgcccgtatgccatagatttaatgtccatgttttagggtccATATTtctatgtattttagagcggtcactcgtatttttccgtgaagggttttgccggtagtttattttcccgtttaggggtattatctcatattaatgtgtggctttattttgagttacaaaccccacttattttatatgtttccggggtagaaaaatctcatggatttttctgtgcaattagttttagtttttgaggaagttagttcgcgagatattttgtcgtgaagcccttttgtttaattcgtaggatttattccgtgcctcgtttgaattagttgtcaactggagagttgatcttgggtgttttgtttagcccctggtattttcggTTGCAATAGAaacgcatgtttaggtgttgtttgactgccctcaagttgcttgaatagtgctgttttagaggagctgacatATTTCTAAGTCCGgattctgttatattttgttgctgtcttgtcttgcttgcatcttgtgatctgtagcccttttgaggttggtccaatggagttatttgtaccccttatgtttctctagcatgttgttaagtttcatgccatttggagacctgtagcttaggtttttgcttctgtcaatatagcttcaggctgaaaactgcactttcaggaggtgttattttcgctaagtctgaaatagtgtgtgtgattccgttttgtgtcttcttttcctagtgctctctgttgccatgctagttgttgttagttgtttgtagtagtgcgtcttgccctctttcatgccatgccttgcttgagcttatcggagttgtgtatccgtagttgtgaggcgtagaaatcgCTATgaggctgattttggcagtttgtagtcatttcttgtttagctcgtagtttacgaaccgtagctccgttttgattgtgtcctacatgaaacttgcttagaatcttgtgtagtttcattttctcttgctggttgcctgtgttgaagtgctcgtagccaccgttgcacacattttgcattcatgccatcatatcttgcggtgcttgtaacttttgatccgtagttccgttggagatgttctttatgtgtagattgcttgccatgacgcgtagaatcacgtgaacctatttgttttgctgtttaacaaccaattaaatgcattaattcagatctggacagaattgtaaattaacatgtgaggtcgtttcggaggtgctatatgtcatttccgacctcacttaaaatgtctagataggtagtttaatttccgcttcacctcttgcatgtttgccaacattaatattgccgggtatctaatcgggatagaactaactaataaacgtggagtttcgtcaatgtgcaactcgtgcatattgaacttcacttaatgtgtaggtgtgattgtgtgaattgtcatgccatgacttgcatgtaatcagtagctcatgcatcatatgtgtggtgcatcgtgtggtgaaattcatgtgttgatgcttgtttccgtttcctccgtatcgatagagttccgcaagcgtgtcggatgtgaggacccgttcgactacgtcctttcgtctgcttcacggaggcattcttcttccaagcgggatctcaggcaagatgatcatttccccagataccattactatcattgccatgctagttttatcgttgctATCgtctacgtctcgttgcctaccccctgttaaatatcagcctctctacaaggccatgaaaccatcaacctgttcaccctagcaaaccactgattggctatgttactacttgcttaaccctgtttagcgttgctagttgcaggtgcagatgcttccatgggataacatgggttccttgtcttatcaccatatattaatgctatttaatttaatggacctatatacttggtaaaagatggaaggctcggcctttctagcctggtgttttgttccacctttgcccccctttagttaccggctaccggtgttatgttccataatcgagcgctcctaacacgatcggggttgttatggggacccccttgataattcgttttagattaaagctggtctggcaaggcccaactttggtactacatttgcctaatcacctaataaaattgcatagggacccgccggcacccgcggactaatttaatcaacccccgggccagtgctcctcatgagtgttggtcccacctgagcgatgtccggcgcccctctggtcacccggaggtttagcgatcccgacgtctagctcatccgccgtgtcctgagaacgaggtacgcgactcctatcgggatcgtcgacacgtcgggcagccttgctggattagttttacttttgacgagatatcttgtgcatcgggattccggtgatgctttgagtaatctcagagttgaggttttccactagggaatccgacgagatcgcgaacttcgtgattgaggatttctatgcggcttgtggtaatttgtgatggactagttggagcacccctgcagggttaaatatttcggaaagccgtgcccgcggttatgtggcaacgtggaagctttgtttaacactggttctagataacttgaagttaacttaattaaaacatgccaactgtgtgcgtaaccatgactgtctctatcgtgagttccttctccgatcgaggacacggtggggttatgtctgacgtaggtaggtgttcaggatcattcttttgatcatctgtagtgacgtccgttatgcgtagatctcccccctcttatttcttgtactcgtaagttagccaccaaatatatgcttagtcgctgctgcaacctcaccatttaaccatgcctcacccattaagctttgctagtcttgatacctttggaaatgagattactgagtccccctgtggctcacagattactacaacaccagttgcaggtacaggctaagattacttgacgcgagcgcgttgattgttcattcggagttgcttcttcttcttcttcttcttcttcttcatcgatctaggatgggttccaggtcggcagcctcggatagcaaggatggacgtcgttcttcttttgccgtttgtttttcgtccgtagtcggaccctgctcttactcttgatgattatgtaatgtactgatgtgactctgatgtagcttgtggcgagtgtaagccaaccctctttatatatctctccttttcagtacatgtacttgtaacgatatccattcttgtgacacgatgagatgcgcttctatccctgacgaggcctccgtgccaaattgaggatagagtcGCATCTTGGGAGTGACAGCAGGAGTCGAGCAGATCGACGAGCAGGTGGTGGTTGGGCAGGAAGGTGAAGGAGGCGCCGAACGGAGGGCGACGGCGGTCCCCCGAGAGGCTTGTGTAGCGGAAGGGCAGCTCCAGACACATCTGGCCCGTGGTGCTGGCGCTGCTGTCGTAGAAGAAGCCGACGAGGGAACGCCTGGCTCCGAGGTCGCCAGCTTCTGGCGCCCCGGTCCTCCCCTAAATTAAGCAATGTAGGGGCCTTTCACTTTCAGTtagcaaagcaactatccttatgAAAATAGTATAAGCAAATCTACGACCCCAAAAATACATAAGAGCAACATAAATTGCTTCTACTAACATGAAAGGCACTAAACTATCAGCACTTTTAGCGAACTAAGCAACTTCACTTTCACACAATGTACAGCAACCGCGCACACAAGTGACAAAGATGTTGGTAAAACAAAGAGTTCTAGATTACTTCATCAGCAACAAAGTCAACTGTGTATGCTGCACATCAAGGTAATTACCCTATTGATCAGCCAAGCATCCCTAACCTTCTAAAGCGAAATGATACGGGTAGGTAAGAGCGTCCCCAACCCAACAGCTGCTGCTTAAACACACACGAGCCAACAAGTAATTCGCAGCAGAGACAACAAATTTCGTAAATCCAAGCTAAATGACCGAACAACACAGCCTCCCGCTCAACTATCCAACGCGTAAATCAGCTTAACGGAGGCACGATGAACaagtgggggaggaggagagCAGTACCACACTGTTGCAGTTGATGCACTTGCGGTTCGGCGGCAGCTTCATGAGGCCGCGGATGATCTTCGCAAGGGGCGAGGGCGGCGAAGCTCTGGTGGCAGGTTGGCGGCGGAGATGGTCTCCCTCGGACCGgatcggggcggcggcgacggagaTCGAGGCAGAGGGCGGCGCAGTACACGTGATGGTCTCCCCCGGACCGgatcggggcggcggcgacggagaTCGAGGCAGAGGATGGAGGAGCTAgggaggactgcgggttgattatctaaaattGTGAGGGCTTTTCGCTAAAATGACAAAAAAACGGTTCGTTGTGACTTAAaattggactgcgggttgattacctaaaaTTACAAGGGCTTTTCTATAAAATGAccgacgacggacgacagaagggctggacgctttattattattaggggagatatgTACGATTCAAGACATATCATGCGTAAACCGATAGTGCTCTTGGACTAGCCCACAGTGGGACTACGtattttcttcctccttttgtattTTGTTTTGCTTTTTCCGTAGTTTTTTTTGGATGACAAACATTCTGTTGATAAGCATGATCTCTTTTTATACCCTATAAACACACTTAGATAGACGATAGATACTAACTAAGTACATGGTGGTTTTTCAAATGTGCAACAGACTTGTTTGATGATTATTTTTAAATCCAGGAcaatttatttttaaaatatgcAATGACCATTCGATCAATAAGCAACAAACATACTTCAAGTTTGTAACATACATTTTTAATACACAGCAAGCATATTTTTGTACGCGGTTGACATGTTTCAAATAGGATAGGGAATATATTTTCAAATATGCGGGGAACATTTTTCTGTAATTGACGATTGACATTTTCATACACAACGAAAATTTACATTTTTTTCTAAACCTAATTTTGGCTCAACCCTGGACATGGGCCAGGCCAATCCATTTAGGTAGGCGTTACTTAGAATTCGGGccgacccagcccaatgcgcgtgCCCGTGAGCTTTCTAGATTGTCTAAAATAATATTCCTCCATAAAGAAATATTATTGATTTAAAcacttatatatatttttacataaggaatattaaagaAATCCACCTGCTCTAGGATTCCTTTTTTAAAGGCGCGACAAACTTATCTAAACTCAAATGATGGTAAGATCATGAGCCAAATCagcaagaagaaaaaaggaagaaactCAGGCGGATCAACGTCCCAGGAAACTACACTGTGATTCGTCTAGATGTCCGCATGCCCACGGATTCCGAATTGGCGCCGCCCTCGGCACGTAACCGCGGTGACCTCGACATTATCACCTGCACAAACTCGGCGCTCTCCCGGCTGCTAAAAGGCGCCCACCACCAGCAGCCCCGGCGGGAACCAGGCCACCAAACGCAATCCTCTTCATCGCGTCGCAAACTCGATCGCAAACACGCTCGGGGTATCACTATCTCAGAGGAGGGCAAGATCGCACCGGCGCCTGGGGCAAAGAGCGCGTCCTGTTGGAGGTGCAGCAGCCATGGCGCACCACGcatcggcggcgacggcgacggcgcagAAGCGGAGGTGCACTGACGGGGAGACGGCCGGCATGTGCGCCGGCGGCTGCGGCTTCTtcggcgccgccaccaccggcAACATGTGCTCTAAGTGCTACAAGGACCACATTCTCGCCGCCTCGGCCCCGCCTCCGGAGAAGAAGGCCAAGATGACCGTCTCCATCGCGGCGTCACGAGATGTCGCAGCCGAATCCTTCGTGGCGTCCGCGAAGCAGTCGGCGGTGAGGGCGAGCCGGTGCGTGGCGTGCCGGAAGAAGGTGGGGCTGCTGGGCTTCCTGTGCCGCTGCGAGGGCACCTTCTGCAGCGTGCACCGCTACTCGGACAAGCATGACTGTGGATTCGACTACAAGACCGCCGGCCAGGAGCAGATCGCCAAGCACAATACGGTCGTGGTTGCTGACAAGATCACCAGGATCTGAAGCCCATACAGGACCGTCAGAATCGACCAGAGCGATGAAACGATCGAACGTCTTGTGTTCTTG
This region includes:
- the LOC123400183 gene encoding zinc finger A20 and AN1 domain-containing stress-associated protein 7-like yields the protein MAHHASAATATAQKRRCTDGETAGMCAGGCGFFGAATTGNMCSKCYKDHILAASAPPPEKKAKMTVSIAASRDVAAESFVASAKQSAVRASRCVACRKKVGLLGFLCRCEGTFCSVHRYSDKHDCGFDYKTAGQEQIAKHNTVVVADKITRI